A stretch of the Musa acuminata AAA Group cultivar baxijiao chromosome BXJ2-7, Cavendish_Baxijiao_AAA, whole genome shotgun sequence genome encodes the following:
- the LOC135584774 gene encoding pentatricopeptide repeat-containing protein At2g41720-like isoform X1, with product MDCSSALSTKPVPPAPPNPFSANLPESPTPQRKIWIKPTAPASKKQQQQRRKKGSGWDEKRVVGFVDYDEGERRVSTEISGARKDEIPARYRLRVDGSRWQKDWKLSEVVDQVMRLRHWEDIDGVLNRWAGRFARKNFPLLIREITSTGSLDHAVHVFRWMKNQRHYSPRSDIYNMLISLHAKHNQTDQARGLFFEMQQWRCKPDIETYNSLINAHGRVGQWRWAVNIMEDMLQAAIPPSRTTYNNLISACGSGGHWKEALEICKKMTENGVGPDLVTHNIILSAFKRGAQYSKALAYFDLMKETNICPDTITFNIVIHCLVKLGQFGKAVDVFNSMRERGAKCQPDIVTFTCIIHAYSTCGQIENCKVAFDMILAEGLKPNIVAYNALIGAYASNGMHTEALATFNLLKHAGLRPDVVSYTSLLNAYGRSGQPEKAKGVFDMIKQNSLRPNIVSYNALIDAYGSSGLLAEAIGVLHAMEEDGVQADIVSISTLLAACGRCSQIVNIDSILSAARSRRIKLNTVAYNSAIGSYMSVEEYDKAVSLYRSMREDNIKPDSITFNILISGSCKVKKYAESLQFLDEMMDLNIPFSKEVYSSLIHSYSKQGQLTEAESIFNMMKGTDCSPDVITYTSMIHAYSIAGNWMKAWELFEDMERNNIQPDPVLCSSLIEALNIGCQPEKVLWLAELMKEKYIPLNSSASFGVIYACSMVRDWRAASKTIECMETSFSSISLGLLNQILHFLGKSGKTETMMKVYYKILSSHSNVSLVTHTILLKNLLASGRWRMCIEVLQWMEDAGIQPTLNMYRSVLSYARKDNSVEHANLIQERISNLRGKID from the exons ATGGATTGCAGCAGCGCGCTCTCCACCAAACCCGTCCCTCCCGCTCCTCCAAACCCCTTCTCCGCGAACCTCCCGGAATCCCCGACTCCGCAGCGCAAGATTTGGATCAAGCCGACGGCTCCGGCTtccaagaagcagcagcagcagcggaggAAGAAAGGGTCTGGGTGGGACGAGAAGAGGGTGGTGGGTTTCGTGGATTACGACGAGGGCGAGCGCCGCGTGTCTACCGAGATCAGCGGGGCCCGCAAGGATGAGATCCCTGCGAGGTACCGCCTCCGCGTCGACGGCAGCCGCTGGCAGAAGGACTGGAAGCTCTCCGAGGTCGTCGACCAGGTGATGAGGCTGCGCCACTGGGAGGACATCGATGGCGTCCTCAACCGCTGGGCCGGTCGCTTCGCTCGGAAAAACTTCCCTCTCCTCATTCGG GAAATAACAAGTACTGGTTCCCTTGATCATGCTGTACATGTGTTCCGGTGGATGAAAAATCAGAGACACTACTCTCCTCGGAGTGACATCTACAATATGCTCATTAGTCTGCATGCCAAACATAATCAAACTGATCAAGCACGCGGTTTATTTTTTGAGATGCAACAGTGGAG GTGCAAACCTGATATTGAAACCTATAATTCTCTCATTAATGCACATGGTCGAGTTGGTCAGTGGCGTTGGGCTGTGAATATTATGGAAGATATGCTTCAAGCTGCT ATACCTCCTAGCCGAACTACATACAATAATTTGATTAGTGCTTGTGGATCTGGTGGCCACTGGAAAGAGGCtcttgaaatttgcaagaaaATGACAGAAAATGGTGTGGGGCCTGATTTGGTGACTCATAACATTATTTTATCAGCTTTCAAAAGAGGAGCTCAATATTCAAAAGCTCTGGCTTACTTTGATCTGATGAAAGAAACAAATATTTGCCCTGACACTATCACTTTTAATATAGTTATACATTGCCTTGTTAAGCTTGGACAATTTGGAAAAGCAGTGGATGTTTTTAACTCAATGCGAGAGAGAGGTGCAAAGTGTCAGCCTGATATAGTTACTTTTACCTGCATCATTCATGCATATTCAACTTGTGGACAAATTGAGAATTGCAAGGTGGCATTTGATATGATTCTTGCCGAAGGACTGAAACCTAATATTGTTGCTTATAATGCACTAATTGGTGCCTATGCTTCTAATGGAATGCATACAGAGGCATTGGCCACTTTTAATTTACTTAAACATGCAGGATTGAGACCTGATGTTGTATCATACACTTCCTTACTTAATGCTTATGGACGATCAGGACAGCCCGAAAAGGCTAAAGGAGTCTTTGACATGATTAAACAGAATTCGTTGAGGCCAAATATTGTTAGTTACAACGCATTAATTGACGCATATGGATCTTCAGGTTTGTTGGCTGAAGCCATAGGAGTGTTGCATGCCATGGAAGAAGATGGTGTTCAAGCAGATATTGTCTCAATAAGCACACTTTTGGCAGCTTGTGGCCGATGTAGTCAAATTGTAAACATTGACTCTATACTATCAGCGGCTAGATCACGACGGATTAAGTTAAACACAGTTGCATACAACTCGGCAATTGGGAGCTATATGAGTGTGGAGGAATATGATAAAGCTGTATCTTTATACAGGTCAATGAGAGAAGATAATATAAAACCTGATTCCATTACTTTCAATATACTAATTAGTGGTTCTTGTAAGGTGAAAAAATATGCAGAGTCCTTACAGTTTTTGGATGAGATGATGGACCTAAATATTCCATTTTCCAAGGAGGTTTACTCATCTCTGATCCACTCATACAGCAAACAG GGCCAGCTAACAGAGGCTGAATCTATTTTCAATATGATGAAGGGGACTGATTGCTCACCTGATGTTATAACATACACTTCCATGATTCATGCATATTCTATAGCAG GGAACTGGATGAAAGCCTGGGAGCTGTTTGAAGACATGGAAAGAAATAACATTCAGCCAGATCCTGTTCTATGTTCATCATTAATAGAAGCCCTGAACATTGGATGCCAACCTGAGAAGGTTCTTTGGTTGGCAGAATTGATGAAAGAGAAGTATATCCCATTAAACTCAAGTGCTTCTTTTGGGGTCATATATGCTTGCAGCAT GGTAAGAGACTGGAGGGCAGCAAGCAAAACAATTGAATGTATGGAGAcatcattctcatcaatttcactTGGTCTCTTAAATCAGATTCTGCATTTCCTTGGAAAGAGTGGAAAGACTGAGACCATGATGAAG GTTTATTACAAGATATTATCCTCACATTCAAACGTCAGCTTGGTAACACACACAATTTTGTTGAAGAATCTTTTAGCATCTGGAAGATGGAGGATGTGTATTGAG
- the LOC135584774 gene encoding pentatricopeptide repeat-containing protein At2g41720-like isoform X2 has translation MDCSSALSTKPVPPAPPNPFSANLPESPTPQRKIWIKPTAPASKKQQQQRRKKGSGWDEKRVVGFVDYDEGERRVSTEISGARKDEIPARYRLRVDGSRWQKDWKLSEVVDQVMRLRHWEDIDGVLNRWAGRFARKNFPLLIREITSTGSLDHAVHVFRWMKNQRHYSPRSDIYNMLISLHAKHNQTDQARGLFFEMQQWRCKPDIETYNSLINAHGRVGQWRWAVNIMEDMLQAAIPPSRTTYNNLISACGSGGHWKEALEICKKMTENGVGPDLVTHNIILSAFKRGAQYSKALAYFDLMKETNICPDTITFNIVIHCLVKLGQFGKAVDVFNSMRERGAKCQPDIVTFTCIIHAYSTCGQIENCKVAFDMILAEGLKPNIVAYNALIGAYASNGMHTEALATFNLLKHAGLRPDVVSYTSLLNAYGRSGQPEKAKGVFDMIKQNSLRPNIVSYNALIDAYGSSGLLAEAIGVLHAMEEDGVQADIVSISTLLAACGRCSQIVNIDSILSAARSRRIKLNTVAYNSAIGSYMSVEEYDKAVSLYRSMREDNIKPDSITFNILISGSCKVKKYAESLQFLDEMMDLNIPFSKEVYSSLIHSYSKQGQLTEAESIFNMMKGTDCSPDVITYTSMIHAYSIAGNWMKAWELFEDMERNNIQPDPVLCSSLIEALNIGCQPEKVLWLAELMKEKVRDWRAASKTIECMETSFSSISLGLLNQILHFLGKSGKTETMMKVYYKILSSHSNVSLVTHTILLKNLLASGRWRMCIEVLQWMEDAGIQPTLNMYRSVLSYARKDNSVEHANLIQERISNLRGKID, from the exons ATGGATTGCAGCAGCGCGCTCTCCACCAAACCCGTCCCTCCCGCTCCTCCAAACCCCTTCTCCGCGAACCTCCCGGAATCCCCGACTCCGCAGCGCAAGATTTGGATCAAGCCGACGGCTCCGGCTtccaagaagcagcagcagcagcggaggAAGAAAGGGTCTGGGTGGGACGAGAAGAGGGTGGTGGGTTTCGTGGATTACGACGAGGGCGAGCGCCGCGTGTCTACCGAGATCAGCGGGGCCCGCAAGGATGAGATCCCTGCGAGGTACCGCCTCCGCGTCGACGGCAGCCGCTGGCAGAAGGACTGGAAGCTCTCCGAGGTCGTCGACCAGGTGATGAGGCTGCGCCACTGGGAGGACATCGATGGCGTCCTCAACCGCTGGGCCGGTCGCTTCGCTCGGAAAAACTTCCCTCTCCTCATTCGG GAAATAACAAGTACTGGTTCCCTTGATCATGCTGTACATGTGTTCCGGTGGATGAAAAATCAGAGACACTACTCTCCTCGGAGTGACATCTACAATATGCTCATTAGTCTGCATGCCAAACATAATCAAACTGATCAAGCACGCGGTTTATTTTTTGAGATGCAACAGTGGAG GTGCAAACCTGATATTGAAACCTATAATTCTCTCATTAATGCACATGGTCGAGTTGGTCAGTGGCGTTGGGCTGTGAATATTATGGAAGATATGCTTCAAGCTGCT ATACCTCCTAGCCGAACTACATACAATAATTTGATTAGTGCTTGTGGATCTGGTGGCCACTGGAAAGAGGCtcttgaaatttgcaagaaaATGACAGAAAATGGTGTGGGGCCTGATTTGGTGACTCATAACATTATTTTATCAGCTTTCAAAAGAGGAGCTCAATATTCAAAAGCTCTGGCTTACTTTGATCTGATGAAAGAAACAAATATTTGCCCTGACACTATCACTTTTAATATAGTTATACATTGCCTTGTTAAGCTTGGACAATTTGGAAAAGCAGTGGATGTTTTTAACTCAATGCGAGAGAGAGGTGCAAAGTGTCAGCCTGATATAGTTACTTTTACCTGCATCATTCATGCATATTCAACTTGTGGACAAATTGAGAATTGCAAGGTGGCATTTGATATGATTCTTGCCGAAGGACTGAAACCTAATATTGTTGCTTATAATGCACTAATTGGTGCCTATGCTTCTAATGGAATGCATACAGAGGCATTGGCCACTTTTAATTTACTTAAACATGCAGGATTGAGACCTGATGTTGTATCATACACTTCCTTACTTAATGCTTATGGACGATCAGGACAGCCCGAAAAGGCTAAAGGAGTCTTTGACATGATTAAACAGAATTCGTTGAGGCCAAATATTGTTAGTTACAACGCATTAATTGACGCATATGGATCTTCAGGTTTGTTGGCTGAAGCCATAGGAGTGTTGCATGCCATGGAAGAAGATGGTGTTCAAGCAGATATTGTCTCAATAAGCACACTTTTGGCAGCTTGTGGCCGATGTAGTCAAATTGTAAACATTGACTCTATACTATCAGCGGCTAGATCACGACGGATTAAGTTAAACACAGTTGCATACAACTCGGCAATTGGGAGCTATATGAGTGTGGAGGAATATGATAAAGCTGTATCTTTATACAGGTCAATGAGAGAAGATAATATAAAACCTGATTCCATTACTTTCAATATACTAATTAGTGGTTCTTGTAAGGTGAAAAAATATGCAGAGTCCTTACAGTTTTTGGATGAGATGATGGACCTAAATATTCCATTTTCCAAGGAGGTTTACTCATCTCTGATCCACTCATACAGCAAACAG GGCCAGCTAACAGAGGCTGAATCTATTTTCAATATGATGAAGGGGACTGATTGCTCACCTGATGTTATAACATACACTTCCATGATTCATGCATATTCTATAGCAG GGAACTGGATGAAAGCCTGGGAGCTGTTTGAAGACATGGAAAGAAATAACATTCAGCCAGATCCTGTTCTATGTTCATCATTAATAGAAGCCCTGAACATTGGATGCCAACCTGAGAAGGTTCTTTGGTTGGCAGAATTGATGAAAGAGAA GGTAAGAGACTGGAGGGCAGCAAGCAAAACAATTGAATGTATGGAGAcatcattctcatcaatttcactTGGTCTCTTAAATCAGATTCTGCATTTCCTTGGAAAGAGTGGAAAGACTGAGACCATGATGAAG GTTTATTACAAGATATTATCCTCACATTCAAACGTCAGCTTGGTAACACACACAATTTTGTTGAAGAATCTTTTAGCATCTGGAAGATGGAGGATGTGTATTGAG
- the LOC135617682 gene encoding uncharacterized protein LOC135617682: MDPPAADAQNEREGFLAQVDSFLVDALENPRHRLTVLRMELAIQRFMQNPDQHQFEFQHLSTSYLRCAAHRVAQHYGLHTMSLDNAVDGLGSRVIARKTPNSKYPAVCLSEVPPKQNEKEIAEQFKIAIRPRPMKACLSDDGELGLKKGEVRSMEERKEEYDRARARIFSGSSSSEGDGSSPADSIDRRSLPSSMDEQEYAPEEIEKTHSKDSASRVAIFRDMEKDRTDPDYDRSYERYVRGPAAYQNFGLQACNILQPPFVQYEADVSSFSPMSRNLANPSVNPYFAFGYDQNTKDAFCMQWPNPAMMYAYSYEHFRQAKFQAPLYQQPLSFEHPRNF, encoded by the exons ATGGATCCTCCGGCGGCGGACGCGCAGAACGAGAGGGAGGGGTTTCTCGCCCAGGTGGACTCCTTCCTCGTTGATGCTCTCGAGAATCCTCGCCATCGGCTCACCG TTCTGCGAATGGAGTTGGCCATCCAGAGGTTCATGCAGAATCCTGATCAACATCAATTTGAATTTCAGCATTTATCGACTTCCTACCTAAGGTGTGCTGCACATCGTGTTGCTCAGCACTATGGGCTTCATACCATGTCACTTGACAACGCGGTAGATGGTCTAGGCAGCAGGGTGATAGCCAGGAAAACACCTAATAGCAAATATCCAGCTGTCTGTTTATCAGAAGTTCCTCCAAAACAAAATGAAAAGGAAATTGCTGAACAATTTAAGATTGCCATTCGTCCAAGGCCAATGAAAGCTTGCCTGAGTGATGATGGCGAGCTGGGACTCAAAAAAGGTGAAGTGAGATCCATGGAAGAGCGCAAGGAGGAATATGATAGAGCACGTGCCCGCATATTTAGTGGCTCTAGCAGTTCGGAGGGGGATGGATCGTCGCCTGCTGATTCAATTGACAGGAGAAGCTTGCCTTCCAGTATGGATGAGCAGGAATATGCACCAGAGGAGATCGAAAAGACCCATAGCAAAGATAGTGCATCTAGGGTTGCCATTTTCCGAGATATGGAGAAGGACCGCACTGATCCAGATTATGATCGGAGTTATGAAAG GTACGTTAGAGGACCCGCAGCGTACCAGAATTTTGGTCTGCAAGCATGCAATATTCTTCAGCCTCCTTTCGTACAGTATGAGGCAGATGTTTCCTCATTCAGCCCCATGTCAAGGAACCTAGCGAACCCATCGGTGAACCCATATTTTGCTTTCGGATACGACCAGAACACAAAGGATGCTTTCTGCATGCAGTGGCCCAAccctgcaatgatgtatgcatacTCCTACGAACACTTCAGGCAGGCTAAGTTTCAG GCACCATTGTATCAGCAACCTCTGAGCTTTGAGCATCCGAGGAACTTCTAG
- the LOC135616285 gene encoding transcription factor MUTE-like, producing MSHIAVERNRRRQMNEHLKVLRTLTPSFYIKRGDQASIIGGAIEFIKELQQVLHSLEAKKKRKSLSPSPTPSPRPLLQLTPSPTSSSPDTVKELGACCNSPVADVEAKLSGSNVLLRTLSKRIPGQVVKIITVLERQAFEILHLNISSMEDTVLYSFVIKIGLECQLSVEELALEVQKSFCEEIGYPKSLGDACTIDG from the exons ATGTCCCACATCGCCGTCGAAAGGAACAGAAGAAGGCAGATGAACGAGCATCTCAAGGTCCTGCGCACCCTCACCCCTTCCTTCTACATCAAGAGG GGAGACCAAGCATCCATCATCGGAGGAGCCATAGAGTTCATCAAGGAGCTGCAGCAGGTCCTGCACTCCCTGGAGGCCAAGAAGAAGCGTAAGAGCTTGAGCCCCAGCCCCACTCCGAGCCCACGGCCGCTACTCCAGCTGACACCATCACCGACGTCCAGCAGCCCCGACACGGTCAAGGAGCTCGGCGCCTGCTGCAACTCCCCCGTCGCGGATGTCGAGGCCAAGCTTTCCGGCTCCAACGTGCTTCTGAGGACGCTCTCCAAGCGCATCCCGGGTCAGGTGGTCAAGATCATCACCGTCCTCGAGAGGCAGGCGTTCGAAATCCTCCACCTCAACATCAGCAGCATGGAAGACACCGTGCTCTACTCCTTCGTCATCAAG ATTGGACTCGAATGCCAACTGAGTGTGGAAGAGCTTGCGTTAGAGGTCCAAAAGAGCTTTTGCGAAGAGATTGGGTACCCAAAAAGCTTAGGTGATGCATGTACTATAGATGGTTGA